In Planktothrix sp. FACHB-1365, the sequence ATTTTATCGAATTTTGTTGCTGATTCTCTGTTTAATGTCTTCAAAAATCAGACAACTCCCTAGAAATCGATATTTTTTAATCTTCAATTCGCTCTAAAGCTGCTAATTCAGACCGACGTTGCTTTAATTCAAACTCTAATTGTTGAATTTCTTGTAATAATTGTTGTCTTCTTTTTTCTCCAGAATTTTGTTGTCGAATAAAATAAGCATCGATTTCAGGCCATAATTGGACTCCCCAATCTTTACTAGCGGTTTTTAACTCATTTAAAACTTCTACACTTCCATCGGGTTCTAAGATAAATAACGTATATAATCGTTCAGTCCCATTCTGCTTTTGTTTTTTCTTTTCACAAAATAAGTATAATCCCGGTTGTTGTGTGGATAACTGATCACATTGATTCACAAAACCGCCTAAAATAGAATAGCCATCGGTGCGACTTTTATCTAAACCTTCGACTAATTTACACCAATTTCCGGTTTTGATTAAAAATCGACTTTGCCAAAATCCAGGTGCATTAAAAAATGCTTCTCTTAAATTGACTAAAATAGCTTGACTCATCATTAAAAACAATTAAGACTGTGAACAGTTTGTTGATAAAAAGTCTCTAAAGCTTGTACACAACTTTTGTCCTCATAGAGTTTTTCTATATTCTGTTTAATTTTTTCTTGAATGGCTAATCTCCAGTCTGGATTTAAACCCAACTCAATTGCTATTTTAATATATTCTTCTCGATTTTGGGCAATGGTTTCAGTAATTCCTAATCGCTGTAATATTCCCGCAGATTGACGACTTCTCATCCATTTCCCCTCACAAGTAACCAGGGGAAGACCACAGGATAAACTATCTAAAGTTGTTAAAAATCCTGTAAATTGGATGGAATCTAAGCCAATATCCGCTAGGGTATTTAATTGTAAATAATCTTCTTTATCTAAACGGGGTAAAATAATACAATATTCATCAATGTCTAAACTCGCTTTAGCAAATATCCGTTTTAACCGTTGTCTAAACTTTTCAGTAATGGCAGGATTCCAATGGGCTAAAAACACAAATTGAGCCGATTTAACTTGTTTTGATATTTCTACTAATAAACGATCAAAATCAGGCAAATACTTAAATAAAGATTGACAGGATAAATACAAAATTACATCCTGTTTTAATCCAAAATCCAAACGATTTTTTAGAGTTTTTGGTAATATACTTTTAGGATAATTAATCCCTAAATTAGGTAAACGAATTAACTTTTCTGAATAATGATGTTCACCATCTTTAGGTTCTAAAAATTCAGCCGAAATAAAATAGTCAATTGTTGGTAAACCTGTTGTTACTGGATGTCCCCAGGCGGCACATTGAATCGGTGCTAGTCGTAACCCTGCGATTTGGGTGAGTTGGGGACACATCCCAATATCTAAAAAAACAATAATATCTAATTCATCTGCTAAAATTTGTTCAACAATTGTCTCTAAATTTCTATTAATATGATAAAATTGATCACTATAAAGATCAAACAAATCTGTAATTTGATCGGCTTCTTCCCCCGTAAAATAACAATAAATCTCAAATTGACTGCGATCGCAATTTCTCAACCATCCTAAAAATACTAATCCCACAGTATGCCAAGTTAAATGAGGAGAAATATATCCTATTTTTATTTTTTGATTAGGCTTCAAAGGCGGTAAAGATAAAGGGTTTACCCATTCAGGATAATTGGCTTTCATCACCCGATAAACCCATTTTCCATACTGTTGTTGTAACTCTAAATCATCATATCCCTGATATTGTAAATAAAAATGAGTTCCCCTGCCAATAGCCGTTAACGCCTGTTGTCTAACCTCTAATTTTTCTAAATCTGTTTCTGCAATTAAGGACGTTAATTCTTGAGTAAACAATTGACGGTATGCTTCAACTTCTTCAAACTGATTATATAAAATCGGGAGTAAAGATTGTTTAGCCAATTTAACAGAAATTTGATGCGGAAATCGAACAATTGCTTGTTGAGCTATTTGCAAAGCGTTCTGAGTCTCTCCTAAATTTTGCCAAGCTGAAATTAAAGCCAAATACAATTCCATCTCATCAGGAAATTGTTGTAAACCTTGTTCATAAATATTAACTGCTTTTTGCCATTGTTCTAACCTTTGGTAACAGGTTCCTAATTTTAAATAAATCTCAACCTTTCCCCCGGAATTCTGTAAAACAGTCTGATAAAATTGAATGGCTGTTTCATACCGATGTTGAGATTCTGCCGCCAACCCAAAATATAAATGAGCACTCTCTGTATTTTGATGAACGGTTAAAACTAATCCCATCTGATATAATAAATCAGAATCATGGGGATAGAGATTTAACCCCGTTTGATAAATTGCGATCGCATCGAGATCTTGATTCTTTCCTAAAAAAAGGTTTCCTAATTTTAAATAACCTGTAACTTCATAGGGTTGTCGTTCAATTGCCTTTTGATAAAACAATTCAGCCGATTCTAACTCCCCCAATTCCGCCCAAATATCCCCCAATTTTAGACAGCCATCACTGGCATCAGCATCTAACTCAATTCCCGTTTGATAAGCTATAATTGCTTCTGTAATATTCCCCAGTTTTTCCCAAATTAAACCCAAACGATAATAGTGATAACCTTGAGTTCCATCTAATCTTAAACAACAGTCCAAAGCATCCAACGCAGCATCATATTGAGCGAGATCAAAATAAATTCTCGATAACCCATCCCATCCCTCAGCACAATTTTCATCTAATTCTAAAAGCTGCTGATACTTGGCTTCAGCTTCCTGAAGATATCCAGCCTGTTCTAATGCCAACGCCTCAGCGTATAAGCATTGATTCTTAATCGTTAATCCCTGATCATTCATATCAATAAATAATAGGGTGCGTAAGCCCATAGCACACGCACCCAAAAATAATTAAGAACGTCTGGGACGGATTTGATTTCCTTGGGGTCGAGGACGAGTCCCCGGTCGGTTCATAAGGGGTCGATTTCCCAAAGGTCGATTTCCCAGAGGTCGGTTCATCTGGGGTCGATTTCCTTGGGGACGCACTCCCGGTCTGTTGGACATCTGAGCTAACTCGTTAGAAGTCAGTTCATCCAAGGTCAGCGCCGCTGTTTGACGAATTTGACGATCACTATTTTGCAGGGCTGCTGTCACCCCCGTAATTCCTGACGCCTGAATATTCCCCAAAGCAAACGCAGCCCTGGCCCGAACCCCCATATCCTGATCATTTAAAGCCTCTTTCAACGCGGGAACCGCCGCAGACCCCATGCGCTTCAATGCAATAGCCGCCGCCAGCCGCACTTGCTCATCGGAGTCTTTTAAGGCCAAAATTAACGGAGGAATGGCATCCGTCGCCTCTGCACCCACAATTCCTAACCCAAAGGCTGCCCCCTGACGCACGGCAGTATCAGGATGATTTAATGCTACTGTTAACTCCTGAACCGCTTGCTGTAAGGCTTCTGGAGATGCTGTACCCATTTGCTTCAGGGCGACTGCAACATCCATGCGAACCGCAGATACGGGATCTTTCAAGGCTGATAGCAGCGCTGGAATGGCATCGACCCCCTCACGGCCCATCGCCCCTAATGCAAAGGCGGCACCCCGGCGAATACTCTCCTGGTCGTCGGTTAGAGCTTCCACCAAAATTGGAATAGCCGGAGAACCCAAGGTTTTTAAGGTTTTAATCGCCTCTAAACGGTTTTGTCGGTTAGTATCGGTCAATTTTTGCAATTGATCAATTACTTCCGTTGTGGCTGTGACTTGAGTTTGGGCTTTTCCGGCAAATAATAACATTATTGATAGACATAATAATGCTAATTTTGAGGAACGAAACCCATTAAATTTGGTGTTGGTTTCCATAAAAAATCCTGGGTTTTTGGATATACAGCACTCGAAGTATAAGTTAAGACATCAACCAGGTTTCAAACCCTTAAAAAAGTCTTTTCCCTCTGTTCCCTGTTCCCTACTATAAATTAAAGTCAAAATTGTTACTAAAAACAAAATCTAAATCGAGAGATAATTGAGCAGGTAAGAACCCATCATTAATCACAACACCCAAAATTCGCCCATCTAATAATTCTACGATGATATCATTCAATCCATCGCCATTGAGATCATTGTCTTGGGGTAACAAATCAAAGCGGTCTCGAAGTAAGGAATTAGGATCAATTGCTGTTCCTATTGGTACTGCAATTTTATCTCCATTTAACACGCTAGTTCCAGCTTCAAATTGGCGAATTTCATCAACATCTCGTACCAGAAAACTCGCTTCACCGGGGTCAAAAATAAAGGTATCCAGTCCTAAACCTCCCGTTAAGGTATCAACACCCGCATCCCCATCTACAATATCATTTCCCACATCTCCAAACAGGAGATCATTATTTTCGTCACCATAGAGGGTATCATTGCCTTGACCGCCATAAAGGGAATCCGCATTTAATCCGCCTTCTTGGGTATCATTGCCTAAATTTCCGAAGATTAAATCATTATTAGACCCAGCAAAAATTCGATCATTATCTTGACCTCCAAATAAGGTATCAAATCCATTACCTGAAACGAGGGTATCATTGCCTTGATTCCCATTCACTAAGAGATTATCGCTCAGATTAATGGCTTGTAAATTATCATTTCCTGCCAATAATAGGATGCCATCT encodes:
- a CDS encoding tetratricopeptide repeat protein — protein: MGLRTLLFIDMNDQGLTIKNQCLYAEALALEQAGYLQEAEAKYQQLLELDENCAEGWDGLSRIYFDLAQYDAALDALDCCLRLDGTQGYHYYRLGLIWEKLGNITEAIIAYQTGIELDADASDGCLKLGDIWAELGELESAELFYQKAIERQPYEVTGYLKLGNLFLGKNQDLDAIAIYQTGLNLYPHDSDLLYQMGLVLTVHQNTESAHLYFGLAAESQHRYETAIQFYQTVLQNSGGKVEIYLKLGTCYQRLEQWQKAVNIYEQGLQQFPDEMELYLALISAWQNLGETQNALQIAQQAIVRFPHQISVKLAKQSLLPILYNQFEEVEAYRQLFTQELTSLIAETDLEKLEVRQQALTAIGRGTHFYLQYQGYDDLELQQQYGKWVYRVMKANYPEWVNPLSLPPLKPNQKIKIGYISPHLTWHTVGLVFLGWLRNCDRSQFEIYCYFTGEEADQITDLFDLYSDQFYHINRNLETIVEQILADELDIIVFLDIGMCPQLTQIAGLRLAPIQCAAWGHPVTTGLPTIDYFISAEFLEPKDGEHHYSEKLIRLPNLGINYPKSILPKTLKNRLDFGLKQDVILYLSCQSLFKYLPDFDRLLVEISKQVKSAQFVFLAHWNPAITEKFRQRLKRIFAKASLDIDEYCIILPRLDKEDYLQLNTLADIGLDSIQFTGFLTTLDSLSCGLPLVTCEGKWMRSRQSAGILQRLGITETIAQNREEYIKIAIELGLNPDWRLAIQEKIKQNIEKLYEDKSCVQALETFYQQTVHSLNCF
- a CDS encoding HEAT repeat domain-containing protein translates to METNTKFNGFRSSKLALLCLSIMLLFAGKAQTQVTATTEVIDQLQKLTDTNRQNRLEAIKTLKTLGSPAIPILVEALTDDQESIRRGAAFALGAMGREGVDAIPALLSALKDPVSAVRMDVAVALKQMGTASPEALQQAVQELTVALNHPDTAVRQGAAFGLGIVGAEATDAIPPLILALKDSDEQVRLAAAIALKRMGSAAVPALKEALNDQDMGVRARAAFALGNIQASGITGVTAALQNSDRQIRQTAALTLDELTSNELAQMSNRPGVRPQGNRPQMNRPLGNRPLGNRPLMNRPGTRPRPQGNQIRPRRS
- a CDS encoding calcium-binding protein, whose translation is MANFLTPSTVPGLFALLGSPQDDNIILSSSQVSAYRDGILLLAGNDNLQAINLSDNLLVNGNQGNDTLVSGNGFDTLFGGQDNDRIFAGSNNDLIFGNLGNDTQEGGLNADSLYGGQGNDTLYGDENNDLLFGDVGNDIVDGDAGVDTLTGGLGLDTFIFDPGEASFLVRDVDEIRQFEAGTSVLNGDKIAVPIGTAIDPNSLLRDRFDLLPQDNDLNGDGLNDIIVELLDGRILGVVINDGFLPAQLSLDLDFVFSNNFDFNL